The DNA region TTGTTCTGAGCCTGTCTGGTCATCATTTTTATACGACAGGTTTTTTGCTTAGTGGAACTCAGTGATAAGAGTGCGCAGTTCTTTTAACATAATGGCGTTGGCCAGAAAAAAAATTGACCTGTGGCAATACAGTAAACTTTAACGGGGGAAGGAAGCGTTATGGAATTCATCAAGGGCTACCATGCCCATATTTATTTTGATCCTGAAGAGTCCGTTGCCGCTGAATCATTGTGTCACGCAGCAGGAGAACGTTTTGACCTGAGGGTGGGACGCTTGCATATACAGCCTGTTGGACCGCACCCGCGTGGAAGCTGCCAGCTTGCTTTCAGGGCTAACCTGTTTGGAGAGCTGATTCCCTGGCTGCTGATAAACCGGAACAGACTGACAGTGATGGTTCATGGACTGACCGGAGATGACTTGAAAGATCATATCGATTATGTGTTCTGGTTGGGGGAACAGGAAACACTGAATCTGGATAAGCTTTAAATGTCGTCTGATTAAGCCCCTGATCAGGGCTTAATCTGGCTGACGTCTGTAAGCAGTT from Endozoicomonas sp. NE40 includes:
- a CDS encoding DOPA 4,5-dioxygenase family protein, with product MEFIKGYHAHIYFDPEESVAAESLCHAAGERFDLRVGRLHIQPVGPHPRGSCQLAFRANLFGELIPWLLINRNRLTVMVHGLTGDDLKDHIDYVFWLGEQETLNLDKL